In a single window of the Ruminococcus albus 7 = DSM 20455 genome:
- a CDS encoding GNAT family N-acetyltransferase: MTIRKMVITDYDKVYSLWLSCKGMGLNDLDDSRDGIARYLERNPETCFVAEDNAEIVGVIIAGHDGRRGYIYHTAVSPDHRGQGIGTKLVDAAMKALKDQGINKAALVCFSKNEGGNTFWEKAGFSHRTDLTYRNKAISEMKRIDT; encoded by the coding sequence ATGACTATCAGGAAAATGGTTATCACGGACTACGATAAAGTTTACAGCCTGTGGCTTTCCTGCAAAGGCATGGGGCTGAATGACCTTGATGATTCGAGAGATGGCATAGCAAGATATCTGGAAAGAAATCCCGAAACGTGCTTTGTGGCTGAGGACAACGCTGAAATAGTTGGTGTGATAATCGCAGGTCATGACGGCAGACGCGGTTACATTTACCACACTGCAGTTTCTCCCGATCACAGAGGACAGGGCATCGGTACAAAGCTTGTAGATGCGGCTATGAAAGCACTCAAAGATCAGGGCATTAACAAGGCTGCGCTTGTATGCTTCTCGAAAAACGAAGGCGGGAACACTTTCTGGGAGAAGGCAGGGTTCAGTCACAGGACTGACCTGACCTACAGGAACAAGGCAATTTCCGAAATGAAAAGAATAGATACGTAA
- the argF gene encoding ornithine carbamoyltransferase produces the protein MNHLLKMLDLSKEEIIDILNLADQLKYENKNGIEHKVLKGKTLGMIFQKSSTRTRVSFETGMYQLGGQALFLSNRDLQIGRGEPVQDTARVLSRYLDGIMIRTFEQKEVEDLAQYGSIPIINGLTDFCHPCQVLADLMTIREFKGQFEGLKMCYIGDGNNMANSLIVGGLKVGMSVSIACPEGYRPDPEVLEFAKQYGDKFFMTDKPIEAAKDADVLFTDVWTSMGEEAETEKRKVAFAGYQINDDIMAAAKPDAMVQHCLPAHREEEITEKVFEAHANEIFEEAENRLHAQKAVMVKVMGGNK, from the coding sequence ATGAACCACTTACTCAAAATGCTTGATCTTTCAAAAGAGGAGATAATTGACATACTCAATCTGGCTGATCAGCTGAAATATGAAAACAAGAACGGAATCGAACATAAGGTGCTGAAGGGCAAGACTCTCGGCATGATATTCCAGAAGTCTTCCACACGTACACGTGTTTCTTTTGAGACAGGTATGTATCAGCTGGGCGGACAGGCACTGTTCCTCTCTAACCGCGATCTTCAGATTGGCAGAGGTGAACCTGTTCAGGATACAGCAAGAGTACTCTCTCGTTACCTGGACGGTATCATGATCCGTACCTTTGAGCAGAAGGAAGTTGAAGATCTGGCTCAGTACGGTTCTATCCCGATAATAAACGGTCTGACAGATTTCTGCCACCCTTGTCAGGTGCTTGCAGACCTTATGACTATCCGTGAGTTCAAGGGTCAGTTTGAAGGTCTGAAGATGTGCTACATCGGTGACGGAAACAACATGGCTAACTCCCTGATCGTCGGCGGACTTAAAGTCGGCATGAGCGTATCCATCGCTTGCCCCGAGGGCTATCGTCCCGATCCCGAGGTACTGGAATTCGCAAAGCAGTACGGTGATAAGTTCTTTATGACCGACAAGCCTATCGAAGCCGCTAAGGACGCAGACGTTCTGTTCACAGACGTATGGACTTCAATGGGTGAAGAAGCTGAGACCGAGAAGCGTAAGGTAGCTTTTGCAGGATATCAGATAAATGACGATATAATGGCTGCAGCTAAACCTGATGCAATGGTACAGCACTGCCTGCCTGCACACCGTGAAGAAGAGATCACCGAGAAGGTATTCGAGGCTCACGCAAACGAGATATTTGAGGAAGCTGAAAACAGACTTCACGCTCAGAAGGCTGTAATGGTCAAGGTAATGGGCGGAAATAAGTAA
- a CDS encoding zinc ribbon domain-containing protein, protein MDNKNIIRELRVKRGLSQEELAEKVYVTRQAVSRWENGDTVPNTETLKLLSVLFEVSINTILGSPRKLICQCCGMPLDDSVLSREADGTFNEDYCKWCYTDGKYVYSSLDELIDFLADHISNEQFTSEQAREYLSKTLPELSHWKK, encoded by the coding sequence ATGGACAACAAAAATATCATTCGTGAACTTCGCGTAAAACGAGGTTTATCTCAGGAGGAGCTTGCTGAAAAGGTCTATGTCACCCGACAGGCTGTATCTCGATGGGAGAACGGAGATACCGTACCGAACACTGAAACATTGAAACTGCTTTCTGTATTGTTTGAAGTATCTATCAACACTATACTTGGTTCACCGAGAAAGCTCATTTGTCAATGCTGCGGAATGCCACTTGATGATTCAGTGCTCAGCAGAGAAGCGGACGGAACATTCAATGAGGATTACTGCAAGTGGTGCTATACTGACGGCAAGTATGTTTATTCATCCCTTGATGAACTTATCGACTTTCTTGCTGATCATATATCTAATGAGCAGTTTACTTCTGAACAGGCAAGGGAATACCTTTCTAAAACACTTCCTGAACTTTCACACTGGAAAAAGTAA
- a CDS encoding aspartate kinase, with protein MTKVVKFGGSSLASAEQFKKVKDIITAEDSRRFVVPSAPGKRFSADTKVTDMLYGCYDLAAKGKDFTKEFEAIKERYNGIINDLGLDINLDNEFDVIKACFIGKAGRDYAASRGEFLNGMVLANYLGYNFIDAADVIFFDDRGQFDAKRTNKVLSERLEGLENAVVPGFYGSMPNDTIKTFSRGGSDITGSIVAAAVNADLYENWTDTSGFLTTDPRIVKDPAPITTITYKELRELSYMGASVFHEDAIFPVRKAGIAINIKNTNDPEAPGTLIVESTSQKPAFTITGIAGKKGFTVINIEKDMMNAELGFGRRVLEVFEKNGVSFEHMPSGIDTMSVIVTQEEFADKEQEILAGLHRNCHPDMIEIETDLALIAVVGRAMKANRGTAGRIFSALAHAHVNVKMIDQGSSELNVIIGVSESDFETAVKSIYDIFVETKL; from the coding sequence ATGACTAAGGTAGTTAAATTCGGCGGAAGCTCACTGGCAAGCGCTGAACAGTTCAAGAAAGTCAAGGATATAATCACAGCTGAGGATTCAAGAAGATTTGTAGTTCCCTCTGCGCCAGGCAAGAGATTCTCTGCGGACACAAAGGTAACTGATATGCTCTACGGCTGCTATGATCTTGCTGCTAAGGGCAAGGATTTCACAAAGGAATTTGAAGCTATAAAGGAAAGATACAACGGTATAATCAATGACCTTGGTCTTGATATCAATCTTGATAATGAATTTGATGTCATCAAGGCTTGTTTCATCGGTAAGGCAGGCAGAGATTATGCTGCATCCAGAGGTGAGTTCCTGAATGGTATGGTACTTGCTAACTATTTGGGCTATAACTTCATCGACGCTGCTGATGTTATTTTCTTCGATGACAGAGGACAGTTTGATGCAAAGCGTACTAATAAGGTACTCTCCGAAAGACTTGAGGGACTTGAGAATGCAGTTGTTCCCGGTTTCTACGGCTCTATGCCCAATGATACTATCAAGACTTTCTCAAGAGGCGGTTCTGATATCACAGGTTCTATCGTAGCTGCTGCTGTAAATGCAGATCTCTATGAGAACTGGACTGATACTTCAGGATTCCTGACAACTGACCCCAGGATCGTTAAAGATCCCGCTCCTATAACAACTATCACTTATAAGGAGCTGAGAGAGCTTTCTTACATGGGCGCAAGCGTATTCCATGAGGATGCTATCTTCCCTGTCAGAAAAGCAGGAATCGCTATAAACATCAAGAACACAAATGATCCCGAGGCTCCCGGCACACTTATTGTTGAGTCCACTTCTCAGAAGCCCGCATTCACCATAACAGGTATTGCCGGCAAGAAGGGCTTCACTGTTATCAATATCGAAAAAGATATGATGAACGCTGAGCTTGGTTTCGGCAGAAGAGTACTTGAAGTATTCGAGAAGAACGGTGTAAGCTTTGAGCATATGCCTTCAGGTATCGATACTATGTCTGTAATAGTTACTCAGGAAGAATTTGCAGATAAGGAGCAGGAGATACTTGCAGGTCTTCACAGAAACTGCCACCCCGATATGATCGAGATCGAGACAGATCTTGCACTCATCGCTGTTGTTGGCAGAGCTATGAAGGCAAACAGAGGTACTGCAGGCAGAATATTCTCTGCACTGGCTCATGCTCATGTAAATGTTAAGATGATAGATCAGGGCTCCAGTGAGCTGAATGTTATCATCGGTGTCAGCGAAAGTGATTTTGAGACTGCTGTTAAGTCGATCTACGATATATTCGTTGAAACAAAGCTTTGA
- a CDS encoding TraB/GumN family protein, translating into MNLAKKRILPVICAAIVIVSTVMFTSCGNKKNNDTSSKKNDISSAEKITLTTENNISPDIVDDLDTTGESDITPSMWTVTGKNGAVVTLMGSMHALKESDYPMPKELHDAYDSADILAVEADITEAGSLTFQSAMLAGMYYDDVKDELSKHLSQKAYEALDKYLDLYSLDITAYTKMRPWAVYSVVENLPLQRSDLSGDLGLDKYLLIKAHDDEKEIYEVEGMEYQFDMFTQLSDDSYSFQFEALANRTIESDIESLDKLHEAWATGDIDHIEELANEEIETDDKYAEAVSEYEKKIYIDRNQGMKEAAENFLNGDKNVLFVVGAAHYAGDNGIISLLEKDGYTVEPVKYVKDY; encoded by the coding sequence ATGAATTTAGCTAAAAAAAGGATACTTCCAGTAATCTGCGCAGCAATAGTAATAGTAAGTACCGTTATGTTTACTTCATGCGGAAACAAAAAGAACAACGATACCTCTTCAAAAAAGAATGATATCTCCAGTGCTGAGAAAATCACACTTACAACAGAAAACAATATATCCCCCGATATAGTTGATGATCTTGATACTACTGGCGAATCGGATATAACTCCTTCCATGTGGACTGTAACCGGTAAAAATGGAGCTGTCGTTACTCTTATGGGTTCAATGCATGCTCTTAAAGAAAGTGATTATCCTATGCCGAAAGAGCTGCATGATGCTTATGACAGCGCTGATATACTTGCTGTAGAAGCCGATATAACCGAAGCCGGTTCCCTGACTTTTCAATCGGCTATGCTGGCAGGTATGTATTATGATGACGTAAAAGACGAACTGTCTAAGCATTTATCCCAAAAGGCTTATGAAGCCCTTGACAAGTATCTGGATCTTTATTCCCTTGATATTACTGCATATACAAAAATGAGACCATGGGCTGTTTATTCTGTAGTAGAAAATCTCCCCCTTCAACGCAGTGACTTGTCAGGTGATCTGGGACTAGACAAGTATCTGCTTATAAAGGCACATGATGATGAAAAGGAGATCTATGAAGTTGAGGGGATGGAGTATCAGTTTGATATGTTCACACAGCTTTCGGATGATTCATACAGCTTTCAGTTTGAAGCACTTGCAAACAGAACAATTGAAAGCGATATAGAGTCTCTGGATAAACTCCATGAAGCATGGGCAACAGGTGATATAGATCATATAGAGGAACTTGCTAACGAGGAGATCGAAACCGACGATAAGTACGCAGAAGCAGTATCTGAATATGAAAAAAAGATCTATATCGACAGAAACCAAGGTATGAAAGAAGCTGCTGAAAACTTCCTGAACGGAGATAAAAATGTCCTGTTCGTCGTAGGTGCAGCTCACTACGCAGGTGATAACGGCATTATCTCTCTGCTTGAAAAAGACGGCTACACTGTAGAACCCGTAAAGTATGTTAAAGATTATTGA
- a CDS encoding flavodoxin family protein, translating into MKKITVIWSSPNQNGLTASAKDHIIKGISKSGAEVTEIHLNSKNIQHCRACGNGWGTCNKNGSCVIDDDFAEIYENLRNADGIVWISAVYWSDMTERFKAFFDRLRRCDAAFSHSLADKRCILVACAGGTGRGTLECLTQLERGLVHMGMRTFDRIPVVRFNRDYILPALYEAGKTYIDCLENGFDMYY; encoded by the coding sequence ATGAAAAAAATAACTGTTATATGGTCAAGCCCAAATCAGAATGGATTGACAGCATCGGCAAAAGACCATATAATAAAAGGAATATCAAAATCAGGGGCAGAGGTAACTGAGATCCACCTGAACAGCAAAAACATTCAGCACTGCCGTGCTTGTGGAAATGGTTGGGGTACCTGTAATAAAAATGGCAGTTGTGTTATCGATGATGATTTTGCAGAGATCTACGAAAACCTAAGAAATGCTGACGGTATTGTCTGGATCAGCGCAGTGTATTGGTCTGATATGACAGAACGTTTCAAAGCATTCTTCGACAGACTTCGCCGCTGTGATGCTGCCTTCAGCCATTCACTTGCAGACAAGCGCTGCATACTTGTGGCCTGTGCGGGCGGTACAGGACGCGGTACTCTTGAATGTCTTACCCAGCTTGAACGCGGTCTTGTTCATATGGGTATGCGAACTTTTGACCGTATACCGGTCGTACGATTCAACAGGGATTATATCCTGCCTGCACTTTATGAAGCAGGCAAGACATATATAGACTGCCTGGAAAACGGATTTGATATGTATTATTGA
- a CDS encoding spermidine synthase — protein MVKKKNDNKNHSSGILGNKLYLYLTEFFAGMSVMAVELGASRLLAPYFSSSQIVWTIIIGTIMIAMALGNYFGGKSADKDPEPDKLYKRILLSAVWIAAIPFIGKIVILGISAVLVVTVSTNFLIWAAFLACMVIFVYPLFLLGTVTPSLVKYTTDSLEDNGRTVGTLGAFNTVGSIIGTFAPTFITIPTVGTAVTFLIFSGILLMLGLVYFFSCKRGYIRIAICTVLFIVFCITGTVLGFAFWERSLTYEGESVYNYLQVKEDDKQAALSTNVLFGIQSIYMKDGGLTGLYYDTAMAAPLMSEGDDITKKNMLILGMGTGTYAKQCKAYFPGIKVEGVEIDDKITDLAHKYFDLDDDIKVTTYDGRAFLNSLKGANRKSSDSAVKYDVIMVDAYQDITIPFQMSTVEFFTLVKNSLAPDGVMVVNMNMHSDKKGSINECLCDTIASVFSNVYTVKVDGTTNRELFASDLSGMPDRLYSASQKLEDNDLKALMEDIYMRMKRYEGGENILTDDKAPVELLGMQVIDDLISEELTYYKKRFKEDGIKGLID, from the coding sequence ATGGTTAAGAAAAAAAATGACAACAAAAACCACTCTTCGGGTATACTCGGCAATAAACTTTATCTGTATCTTACCGAATTTTTTGCGGGTATGTCCGTTATGGCTGTAGAGCTCGGTGCAAGCCGACTTTTGGCGCCTTATTTCAGCTCATCACAGATAGTATGGACTATCATCATAGGCACGATAATGATAGCTATGGCTCTTGGTAATTATTTCGGAGGAAAAAGTGCCGATAAAGATCCTGAACCTGATAAACTCTATAAAAGGATCCTGCTTTCAGCTGTATGGATAGCAGCTATACCATTTATTGGGAAAATTGTGATATTAGGTATATCTGCAGTTCTGGTAGTGACCGTCAGTACGAATTTTCTAATATGGGCGGCTTTTCTTGCGTGTATGGTGATCTTTGTTTACCCATTGTTCCTGCTGGGTACTGTCACTCCGTCACTGGTAAAATACACTACTGACAGTCTTGAGGATAACGGCAGAACTGTCGGGACTCTTGGTGCTTTCAATACAGTGGGCAGTATCATCGGCACTTTCGCCCCTACTTTTATTACAATACCTACAGTCGGCACAGCTGTGACATTCCTGATTTTTTCGGGTATACTTCTTATGCTTGGACTGGTATATTTCTTTTCCTGCAAACGCGGCTATATCCGTATAGCTATATGCACAGTGCTTTTCATAGTATTTTGTATAACCGGTACAGTTCTGGGGTTTGCTTTCTGGGAAAGATCACTGACTTACGAGGGTGAATCCGTTTACAACTATCTTCAGGTCAAAGAGGACGACAAACAGGCGGCATTATCCACTAACGTGCTTTTCGGCATACAGTCGATCTACATGAAAGACGGTGGTCTTACAGGACTTTACTACGATACAGCAATGGCTGCTCCCCTTATGAGCGAAGGTGATGATATCACCAAAAAGAATATGCTGATCCTTGGCATGGGTACGGGAACTTATGCCAAGCAGTGCAAGGCATATTTCCCCGGTATCAAAGTTGAGGGAGTAGAGATAGATGATAAAATAACAGATCTTGCACATAAATACTTTGATCTTGACGATGATATAAAAGTTACTACCTATGACGGCAGAGCTTTTCTCAATTCACTGAAAGGCGCTAACAGAAAAAGCTCCGATTCTGCTGTGAAATACGATGTTATCATGGTTGACGCTTATCAGGATATCACCATACCATTCCAGATGTCTACCGTCGAATTTTTTACACTGGTGAAAAACAGCCTGGCACCAGATGGCGTAATGGTGGTAAATATGAATATGCATTCGGATAAAAAAGGCAGTATCAACGAGTGCCTTTGCGATACCATCGCATCGGTTTTCAGTAACGTGTACACAGTAAAGGTGGATGGAACCACCAACCGCGAGCTTTTTGCCTCCGATCTATCAGGTATGCCCGACAGACTTTATTCAGCTTCTCAGAAGCTTGAAGATAATGATCTGAAAGCTCTCATGGAAGATATATACATGAGAATGAAGCGATATGAGGGCGGCGAAAACATCCTTACAGATGACAAAGCACCAGTTGAACTGCTGGGTATGCAAGTCATTGATGATCTTATTTCAGAAGAACTGACTTACTATAAAAAGCGATTCAAAGAAGACGGCATAAAAGGTCTTATCGATTGA
- a CDS encoding GtrA family protein, producing the protein MFDKVKDKAELLIHEVNRGKGAALRTAFTYIKNTCKGRYYLITADADGQHKPADIMRIAEALKEHPDKLVMGCRRFKGDIPLRSRFGNNMTKAVFRFAAGVGVSDTQTGLRGFSDKLTDFMLGLSGDRYEYEMNMLLEAARDGISFYEVPIETVYLNENKSSHFNPIKDSFRIYKDILKFSCSSLLSFFVDYVLYSVIFALSGSIRLSNVIARVFSSIFNFVLNKKVVFKNKENLYKTALKYFLLAAVILAVNTLLLGLIVKYVIKNEYIAKIIVEVLLFLFSWSAQRSFVFKKKGLTTDEQK; encoded by the coding sequence ATATTCGACAAAGTAAAGGATAAAGCCGAACTTCTGATACACGAAGTAAACCGCGGAAAAGGTGCTGCGCTGAGAACGGCTTTCACTTATATCAAAAACACCTGCAAAGGAAGATACTATTTGATTACAGCCGATGCTGACGGTCAGCACAAGCCTGCGGATATCATGAGAATAGCAGAAGCGCTGAAAGAACATCCCGATAAACTGGTGATGGGCTGCAGACGTTTCAAGGGTGATATCCCTCTGCGCAGCCGTTTCGGAAATAATATGACAAAAGCCGTGTTCAGATTTGCGGCAGGTGTGGGAGTAAGTGATACTCAGACGGGTCTGCGTGGATTTTCAGACAAGCTGACAGATTTTATGCTGGGACTTTCGGGTGACAGATACGAGTATGAAATGAATATGCTGCTTGAAGCTGCAAGGGACGGTATAAGCTTTTATGAAGTGCCCATAGAGACTGTCTACCTTAATGAAAACAAGAGTTCCCATTTCAATCCGATAAAAGATTCATTCAGAATTTATAAAGATATTCTCAAGTTCTCATGCTCTTCCCTGCTGAGTTTCTTCGTCGATTACGTTTTGTATTCGGTGATATTCGCATTAAGTGGAAGCATAAGACTTTCAAACGTGATAGCAAGAGTATTCAGCTCGATATTCAATTTTGTGCTGAACAAAAAGGTGGTTTTCAAAAACAAGGAAAATCTCTATAAAACAGCACTGAAATACTTCCTGCTTGCGGCGGTGATACTTGCTGTAAACACTCTCCTTCTCGGACTTATTGTAAAGTACGTTATCAAAAATGAGTACATTGCCAAGATAATAGTTGAAGTACTGCTGTTCTTATTCAGCTGGAGCGCACAGCGGAGTTTCGTTTTTAAAAAGAAAGGTCTGACTACTGATGAGCAAAAATAA